In the Polyangiaceae bacterium genome, one interval contains:
- a CDS encoding serine/threonine-protein kinase: protein MFVCPDCGYAQDSAGFCTEHGVSLADAAGDRLLGQVVGRYRVARLIGRGGMGEVYLGVQPDIGSRVAIKLLPLERTENPTLVERFFAEARAVNLIRHEGIVNVLDLATLPDGRPYIVMEYLEGAPLSAFIARGPIAIGTMAALTIDVASALSAAHERGIVHRDLKPDNIYVTATGRPKILDFGIAKLRPELGAADVATKTGALLGTPHYMSPEQALGRAVDPRSDIYSLGIILFEAVTGQKPFDADSLFELLRHHVDTPAPSPRSSRPELSPGYEQVILRALAKDPNQRFQNAYELISALHEAVRGLDDTAYVSLSRYGSLPPSGAARTPVYSQPGPISAAPSGPVAPTLAAVGSTLDGQSPSRGALWAVLGALSLLVLGLGAVVVFVFVLRQGVLPSSSAGPTVSPAPASTNFSYRTVVGGWNPKQFHLAKALEVGDKEARTYFSDAELVTYVIAGATASGVVDLTSSSASIALSYRSPSASEGKRMGKCMVTVSISGEYLTSTSVASTPCYQVITGPPKCSVPRVFEKARGMGASVEDGTTLTFMQIASSPAWQVQLDGGTKMVPDDC from the coding sequence ATGTTCGTATGTCCGGATTGCGGCTACGCCCAGGACAGCGCTGGGTTCTGCACCGAGCACGGTGTGTCCTTGGCGGATGCTGCCGGCGATCGCCTGCTCGGTCAGGTCGTCGGGCGCTATCGGGTGGCGCGACTCATCGGGCGCGGGGGTATGGGTGAGGTGTACCTCGGCGTGCAGCCGGACATCGGTAGTCGGGTTGCCATCAAGCTACTGCCCTTGGAGCGCACTGAGAATCCGACACTGGTGGAGCGCTTCTTCGCGGAGGCTCGCGCGGTCAACCTGATTCGGCACGAAGGCATCGTCAACGTGCTGGATCTGGCGACGCTTCCCGACGGGCGCCCCTACATCGTGATGGAGTACCTGGAAGGAGCACCGCTCTCCGCCTTCATCGCGCGGGGCCCAATCGCGATTGGGACGATGGCGGCTCTGACGATCGACGTGGCCTCGGCGCTCTCCGCGGCGCACGAGCGTGGCATCGTGCATCGGGATTTGAAGCCTGACAACATCTACGTCACTGCCACTGGGCGTCCGAAGATCCTCGACTTCGGCATCGCGAAGCTCCGCCCGGAGCTCGGCGCTGCGGACGTCGCGACGAAGACTGGCGCTTTGCTGGGGACGCCGCACTACATGTCCCCGGAGCAGGCTCTGGGCAGAGCCGTCGACCCGCGCTCGGACATATATTCCCTCGGCATCATCTTGTTCGAAGCCGTGACAGGCCAAAAGCCCTTCGATGCCGACTCGCTGTTCGAGCTTTTGCGGCATCACGTGGACACGCCCGCGCCTTCCCCCCGCAGCTCGAGGCCAGAGCTCTCTCCCGGCTACGAACAGGTGATCCTCCGAGCGCTGGCAAAGGATCCAAACCAGCGCTTCCAGAATGCCTACGAGTTGATCAGCGCGTTGCACGAGGCGGTCCGCGGGCTCGACGACACGGCCTACGTGTCCTTGTCCCGCTACGGCTCCTTGCCGCCCTCGGGCGCCGCGCGAACGCCCGTCTACAGTCAGCCAGGTCCGATCAGCGCAGCTCCGTCCGGTCCCGTAGCGCCAACCTTGGCTGCCGTTGGCTCCACCCTCGACGGACAGTCGCCGTCGCGTGGTGCGCTTTGGGCGGTGCTCGGTGCGTTGAGCCTGCTCGTGCTGGGTCTGGGTGCAGTCGTCGTGTTCGTTTTCGTGCTGCGCCAAGGTGTGCTGCCTTCGTCCAGCGCTGGCCCTACGGTGTCGCCCGCTCCGGCGTCGACGAACTTCAGCTATCGCACCGTGGTGGGTGGATGGAATCCGAAGCAGTTCCACTTGGCGAAGGCCCTCGAAGTGGGGGACAAGGAAGCGCGCACCTACTTCTCCGATGCGGAACTCGTGACCTATGTGATCGCCGGGGCGACGGCGAGCGGTGTCGTGGACCTCACCTCGTCGAGTGCTTCGATCGCACTGAGCTATCGCTCGCCGTCTGCTTCCGAGGGGAAGCGGATGGGCAAGTGCATGGTCACAGTCAGCATTTCGGGCGAGTACTTGACGTCGACGTCAGTCGCTTCCACACCCTGCTACCAGGTGATCACGGGTCCGCCCAAATGCAGCGTCCCTCGCGTGTTCGAAAAGGCTCGTGGCATGGGAGCAAGCGTGGAGGACGGCACGACGCTCACCTTCATGCAGATCGCATCGA
- a CDS encoding NAD(P)-dependent oxidoreductase — MSKHVLIATEKPFSPAARDQIVGILKDAGYETQVLEKYAGKGALVEAATAADAIIIRSDKIDAEVLGAASKLSLVVRAGAGYDNVDTATAKSRGVAVMNTPGQNANAVAELALAMMVYIARNQFDGSSGSELLGKSLGIHAFGAVGRAVARIAAGFGMNVFAFDPFVDAAAMQQAGVTPTKSVEELYEKSRYVSLHIPATPETKGSIGKDKLMRMPKGATLVNTARKEVINEAELLEVLAAREDFRYVSDIAPSEATVGAIREKYAKRVYLSPVKMGAQTGEANENAGLAAARQIVGFFENGDRTFVVNP; from the coding sequence ATGTCCAAGCACGTCTTGATCGCCACTGAGAAGCCCTTTTCCCCGGCCGCGCGTGACCAGATCGTGGGCATCCTCAAAGACGCGGGCTACGAGACGCAGGTGCTCGAGAAGTACGCGGGCAAGGGAGCGTTGGTCGAAGCTGCCACCGCGGCCGACGCCATCATCATTCGCAGCGACAAGATCGACGCCGAGGTGTTGGGCGCTGCGTCCAAGCTCAGCCTCGTCGTGCGCGCAGGCGCCGGCTACGACAACGTGGACACGGCCACTGCAAAGAGCCGCGGAGTCGCCGTCATGAATACGCCCGGCCAGAACGCCAATGCCGTCGCAGAGCTGGCGCTCGCGATGATGGTCTACATCGCACGCAATCAGTTCGACGGCAGCTCGGGCTCCGAGCTGCTCGGCAAGTCCCTCGGGATCCACGCCTTCGGAGCCGTCGGTCGCGCCGTTGCGCGAATCGCGGCGGGCTTCGGCATGAACGTCTTCGCTTTCGATCCCTTCGTGGACGCAGCCGCGATGCAGCAGGCTGGGGTCACGCCCACCAAGAGCGTCGAGGAACTGTACGAGAAGTCCCGCTACGTGTCCCTGCACATCCCAGCTACTCCCGAGACGAAGGGCAGCATCGGCAAGGACAAGTTGATGCGCATGCCCAAGGGGGCGACGCTGGTGAATACGGCACGCAAGGAAGTCATCAACGAGGCCGAGTTGCTCGAGGTACTCGCCGCGCGCGAAGACTTCCGCTATGTGAGCGACATCGCGCCTTCCGAGGCCACCGTGGGGGCCATCCGCGAGAAGTACGCCAAGCGCGTGTACTTGAGCCCGGTGAAGATGGGCGCGCAGACCGGGGAAGCGAACGAAAACGCAGGTCTGGCCGCGGCCCGGCAAATCGTCGGCTTCTTCGAGAACGGCGACCGTACCTTCGTCGTCAATCCCTGA
- a CDS encoding agmatine deiminase family protein yields MAPSKSGKSKQSVTIRASESRKPAKGSPNALGYRMPAEWEPHAATWLAWPHNRTDWPGKGLLVAWVFVEMARHLQYGERIRLVVRDAAEQARALKALVAGGVDLTRVDVLVKPSNRSWMRDCLPTFLTRTDKQPGPSPRLQTVQRSVAAVKWKFNGWARYPDYGLDEALGRVVAKRYGERVFLPSVQGKKKEKRVVLEGGAIDVDGQGTLLVTEQCMFSGTYPRNPKLGKEGMEQVFFDQLGVSKVLWLAEGIAGDDTTGHIDDFARFVAPGVVALAQESNRRDENHRPLAAARERLEGARDARGRKIQVVALPMPSPVYFAGQRLPASYANFYIGNRVVLVPTFNDPKDRLALGILAELFPRRSVVGIHCLDLVLGLGTLHCSTQQEPAAGTRRG; encoded by the coding sequence ATGGCGCCTTCCAAGAGCGGCAAGTCCAAGCAGTCCGTGACGATTCGCGCTAGCGAGTCGCGCAAGCCGGCGAAGGGGTCTCCGAATGCGCTGGGCTACCGCATGCCCGCCGAATGGGAGCCGCACGCAGCAACGTGGCTGGCGTGGCCCCACAACCGCACGGACTGGCCAGGCAAGGGACTGCTGGTCGCGTGGGTGTTCGTGGAGATGGCACGCCATCTCCAGTACGGCGAGCGGATTCGACTGGTGGTTCGCGATGCCGCTGAGCAGGCGCGCGCTCTGAAAGCACTGGTGGCCGGTGGCGTGGACCTGACGCGGGTGGACGTCTTGGTCAAGCCTTCCAATCGCTCGTGGATGCGCGACTGTCTGCCGACGTTCTTGACTCGAACCGACAAGCAGCCAGGCCCGTCGCCCCGACTGCAGACCGTGCAGCGCAGCGTTGCCGCGGTGAAGTGGAAGTTCAACGGATGGGCTCGCTACCCCGACTACGGCCTGGACGAGGCGTTGGGTCGAGTGGTGGCGAAGCGCTACGGCGAGCGCGTGTTCTTGCCCAGTGTGCAAGGCAAGAAGAAGGAAAAGCGTGTCGTGCTCGAGGGCGGCGCCATCGACGTCGACGGCCAAGGAACCTTGCTGGTCACCGAGCAATGCATGTTCAGCGGCACCTATCCGCGCAATCCGAAGCTGGGCAAGGAAGGCATGGAGCAGGTCTTCTTCGACCAGCTAGGCGTCAGCAAGGTATTGTGGTTGGCCGAAGGCATCGCGGGCGACGACACGACGGGGCACATCGACGACTTCGCTCGTTTCGTCGCGCCCGGAGTCGTGGCGCTGGCGCAGGAAAGCAATCGACGCGACGAGAACCATCGCCCGCTCGCCGCGGCTCGGGAGCGCCTGGAGGGTGCGCGCGACGCGCGCGGCCGAAAGATCCAAGTCGTCGCCTTGCCGATGCCGAGCCCCGTGTACTTCGCTGGCCAGCGCCTGCCGGCGAGCTACGCGAATTTCTACATCGGCAATCGCGTCGTGTTGGTACCCACCTTCAACGATCCGAAGGACCGCCTGGCCCTCGGTATTCTCGCAGAGCTGTTTCCACGGCGGAGCGTGGTGGGCATCCACTGTCTGGACTTGGTCCTAGGTCTGGGCACGCTTCACTGCAGCACCCAGCAGGAGCCCGCGGCTGGGACTCGTCGCGGATGA
- a CDS encoding carbon-nitrogen hydrolase, translating to MAGRVVKVGLVQMSTSDDKRANVDKALDGVKRAAAQGAQVVCLQELFAGPYFCQVEDADLFDLAEPLDGPTLQRVAAAASEHGVIVIASVFEKRAPGLYHNTALVLGESGETLSVYRKMHIPDDPLFYEKFYFTPGDIGFVSVETRHGNLGTLVCWDQWYPEAARLTAMQGAEILFYPTAIGWHPSEKAEYGEAQRSAWETIQRSHAIANGVFVVAVNRVGHEGAKDGGLEFWGNSFVADPSGTVIARAGLGEEVLVVDCDLDKCEQQRRGWPFFRDRRIDAYDGLLERFLKG from the coding sequence ATGGCAGGACGTGTCGTCAAGGTCGGCTTGGTTCAGATGTCCACGAGCGACGACAAGCGCGCAAACGTGGACAAGGCGCTGGATGGCGTGAAGCGGGCAGCGGCGCAGGGCGCACAGGTCGTCTGCCTTCAAGAGCTCTTCGCGGGGCCCTACTTCTGCCAAGTGGAAGACGCTGACCTCTTCGACCTGGCAGAGCCTTTGGACGGTCCCACCCTGCAACGGGTGGCGGCTGCCGCCAGTGAGCACGGCGTCATCGTCATCGCCAGCGTGTTCGAGAAGCGCGCGCCGGGGCTCTATCACAACACCGCCCTGGTGCTGGGAGAGTCGGGAGAGACCCTGAGCGTGTATCGCAAAATGCACATTCCCGACGATCCCCTGTTCTACGAGAAGTTCTATTTCACCCCCGGCGACATCGGCTTCGTCAGCGTGGAGACCCGCCACGGGAATCTTGGCACTTTGGTGTGTTGGGATCAGTGGTACCCCGAAGCAGCGCGCCTGACTGCCATGCAGGGCGCGGAGATCCTGTTCTATCCCACGGCGATTGGCTGGCATCCGAGCGAGAAAGCGGAGTACGGCGAGGCTCAGCGCTCCGCCTGGGAAACCATCCAGCGCAGCCACGCCATCGCCAACGGCGTGTTCGTGGTCGCGGTCAACCGCGTAGGCCATGAGGGCGCGAAGGATGGCGGCTTGGAGTTTTGGGGCAACTCCTTCGTGGCAGATCCCTCGGGCACCGTGATCGCGCGCGCCGGCCTGGGCGAGGAGGTGCTGGTGGTGGATTGCGACCTCGACAAGTGCGAGCAGCAGCGCCGCGGCTGGCCGTTCTTTCGAGATCGTCGCATCGATGCCTACGACGGGCTCTTGGAGCGTTTTCTCAAAGGCTGA
- a CDS encoding glycosyltransferase family 2 protein, translating to MFLAQCLERRYGPPTLDLSVVIPIYNEEESLPRLLDELHHALDDTGLEFELLLVDDGSKDRSFEILRELAVTDPNLVGVQLRRNFGQTAALQAGLDESRGRTVVLMDADLQNDPADIPAMLKKLEEGYDVVAGWRADRKDKFLSRRLPSIVANWIIGRTTGVRLHDYGCTLKALDGDLARELKLYGEMHRFIPALADQIGARIVEMRVNHRARQFGVSKYGIGRTLRVVLDLTTVRFMQQYLVRPMQVFGLLGLACSAVGAGVCAYLAVTKVFYHHALAERPLLLLGVLMIVVGVQLLSLGLVADMVARTYFESQDRNPYFVRSRVRKPPALVERGVEQHAQAQ from the coding sequence ATGTTTCTGGCTCAGTGCCTGGAGCGACGGTATGGTCCGCCTACCTTGGACCTGTCGGTAGTCATTCCCATCTACAACGAGGAAGAAAGCCTTCCTCGGCTGCTCGATGAACTCCACCACGCCCTCGACGACACGGGCCTGGAGTTCGAACTCCTCCTGGTCGACGATGGCTCCAAGGACCGCAGTTTCGAGATCCTGCGCGAGCTGGCCGTGACCGACCCCAACTTGGTTGGGGTGCAACTTCGGCGCAACTTCGGGCAAACCGCGGCGTTGCAGGCGGGCCTGGACGAGAGCCGGGGACGTACGGTGGTGCTCATGGACGCGGACCTGCAAAACGACCCCGCAGACATCCCTGCAATGCTGAAGAAGCTGGAGGAGGGATACGACGTGGTGGCCGGCTGGCGCGCGGACCGCAAGGACAAGTTTCTCAGTCGGCGACTGCCGTCCATCGTCGCGAATTGGATCATTGGCCGCACCACGGGCGTGCGATTGCATGACTACGGCTGCACCTTGAAGGCACTCGACGGCGACTTGGCTCGCGAGTTGAAGCTCTATGGGGAAATGCACCGCTTCATCCCCGCACTCGCCGACCAGATCGGAGCGCGCATCGTGGAAATGCGAGTCAACCATCGCGCGCGGCAGTTCGGCGTCAGCAAGTATGGCATTGGTCGCACCTTGCGGGTGGTTCTCGACCTGACCACGGTGCGTTTCATGCAGCAGTACTTGGTTCGCCCGATGCAGGTGTTCGGGCTGCTGGGGCTGGCGTGCTCTGCCGTAGGAGCCGGGGTCTGCGCCTATCTGGCCGTCACGAAGGTCTTCTACCATCACGCTCTCGCAGAGCGTCCCCTTTTGCTGTTGGGCGTCTTGATGATCGTAGTCGGCGTTCAGCTGCTGTCGCTTGGCCTCGTAGCGGACATGGTGGCTCGTACCTACTTCGAGTCTCAAGATCGAAACCCCTACTTCGTGCGTTCTCGCGTACGGAAGCCCCCGGCCCTCGTAGAGCGGGGCGTGGAGCAACATGCCCAAGCTCAGTAA
- a CDS encoding methyltransferase domain-containing protein, protein MPKLSKRLIDVLKRVPLDLGQGNLRTTTKGKLIALDLVTDGQGKTALDMGAREGAQTRWLQAKGYQVTSTDVESLFPECLALDANEPLPFADESFDLVWSSEVIEHLKDPTFSLSELRRVTKRGGELILTTPNSYALLFRAIALFGLTPRRIQRADHLHFFNLADIERLAPDAELYGYFPYMILRCRIRHALGHLTPTFVLHIRRA, encoded by the coding sequence ATGCCCAAGCTCAGTAAGCGGCTGATCGATGTTCTGAAACGAGTCCCCCTCGACCTGGGTCAAGGAAACCTGCGCACAACCACCAAGGGCAAGCTCATCGCGCTGGACTTGGTGACCGATGGCCAGGGCAAGACCGCGCTCGACATGGGAGCGAGGGAGGGGGCGCAAACGCGCTGGTTGCAGGCCAAAGGCTACCAAGTGACCAGTACCGATGTGGAGTCGCTTTTCCCAGAGTGCCTCGCCTTGGACGCAAACGAGCCGCTGCCCTTCGCCGACGAGAGCTTCGACCTGGTGTGGTCCTCGGAGGTGATCGAGCACTTGAAGGACCCGACCTTCTCGCTGTCGGAGCTGAGGCGAGTCACCAAGCGAGGTGGGGAGCTGATCCTCACGACTCCCAATAGCTACGCGCTGCTGTTCAGAGCGATTGCGTTGTTCGGACTCACACCTCGACGAATCCAGCGCGCCGACCACTTGCACTTCTTCAATCTGGCGGACATCGAGCGTTTGGCCCCAGATGCCGAACTTTATGGCTACTTTCCCTACATGATCCTCCGGTGTCGTATCCGACACGCGCTCGGGCATCTAACGCCCACCTTCGTTCTGCACATCAGGCGAGCCTAG
- a CDS encoding DUF2079 domain-containing protein, translating into MAHDGDDRPAAERDSSRPAEPIAPGDEAGVEGASDPTGAESVASDQAASAAKLPVDPDAPTAHDGPAAVAASRAQAHAASELAEAPTALSASSGPLVDAPSSALPQSALDSSPPSQPPASGAAADEDPAAKSTRERRDREERRRRRAEIFGSVARSLSLSGLVGMSLVVLVQFLYKATWLTAFITQNQLPMPHRMRLIASMVIGFAFGALCGAVGMFIARRKQVSYAHIERVFWFIAPLILLPLLPQLYRWKPWKGKANELLPTLLFVALVAETLFVRAFGNLPDRVVRAWGFLRARAPEFLKKHGPIIILLSCITAYTLFMSFYNLRWHYKIRTHNFDLAIDNNLIYAALEGGFMESTVSVGNNPSEYLAAHAKFGQYVILPIYALYPKPETLIVIQSLFLGLAALPLYAFARHFTRPWVALAIALAYLCYYPMHSANFTESKYLSLSALFLFATYWAALAGRWVLLPLFFVCAIVMREDLPIGLAIGGTVLLLSGKRPVAGFIMALVSTIWFVILRFVIMERAGHWWFPGMYKGLFSPGQTGFVSVVKTLVTNPVFVLDHVITKDKVFYLLHLFVPIAFLPARRWYLWAAFVPGAILTLLVTDYKPITGYSFQYVMHWVPYLFLAVPIALMALEKDSGVAKLRGAVATMALVTTVTTYHLGAFSARDDSVKGGYHSIKFDFSPEERERYAALKEVISVIPPKASVVATETVGPHVSSRRYMYAMRRGLYNAEYILASNKELDFESTRKVFTQGVKSGEYGVVKRLADFVVLKKGHDTSGNADLIRDWKL; encoded by the coding sequence ATGGCGCACGACGGCGACGACCGACCTGCAGCGGAGAGAGACTCGTCTCGCCCCGCGGAGCCCATCGCGCCCGGCGACGAGGCTGGCGTCGAAGGGGCCTCGGACCCGACCGGTGCGGAATCAGTTGCCTCGGACCAGGCAGCTTCCGCTGCCAAGCTGCCAGTCGATCCTGACGCTCCAACCGCCCACGACGGCCCTGCGGCGGTAGCTGCTTCCCGCGCTCAGGCCCACGCAGCCTCGGAATTGGCCGAGGCTCCGACCGCGCTTTCCGCGAGCAGCGGGCCTCTCGTGGACGCGCCGTCATCCGCGCTACCGCAGTCTGCCCTGGACTCCTCGCCGCCCAGTCAACCACCTGCGAGTGGGGCCGCTGCCGACGAAGACCCAGCTGCCAAGAGCACACGCGAGCGTCGAGATCGCGAAGAGCGCCGAAGGCGGCGCGCGGAGATCTTCGGGAGCGTAGCTCGCAGCCTGAGCCTGAGTGGGCTCGTCGGAATGAGCCTCGTCGTCTTGGTTCAGTTTCTCTACAAAGCCACCTGGCTGACGGCTTTCATCACTCAGAACCAGCTGCCCATGCCGCACCGCATGCGGCTCATCGCCAGCATGGTCATTGGCTTCGCCTTCGGCGCGCTCTGCGGCGCCGTTGGCATGTTCATCGCTCGCCGCAAGCAGGTCAGCTACGCCCACATCGAGCGGGTGTTCTGGTTCATCGCCCCTCTGATTTTGCTTCCGCTCCTGCCGCAGCTGTATCGCTGGAAGCCTTGGAAGGGCAAAGCCAACGAGCTTCTTCCGACACTGCTGTTCGTTGCCCTCGTGGCCGAAACGCTGTTCGTGAGAGCCTTCGGAAATCTGCCGGACCGCGTCGTTCGAGCATGGGGCTTCCTTCGTGCGAGAGCGCCCGAGTTTCTAAAGAAGCACGGTCCCATCATCATCTTGTTGAGCTGCATCACCGCCTACACGCTCTTCATGAGCTTCTACAATCTGCGCTGGCACTACAAGATTCGGACCCACAACTTCGATCTCGCGATCGACAACAATCTCATCTACGCCGCTCTCGAGGGCGGCTTCATGGAGAGCACTGTCTCTGTAGGCAACAATCCCAGTGAGTACCTCGCCGCCCATGCAAAATTCGGCCAGTACGTGATTCTGCCAATCTACGCGCTGTACCCGAAGCCCGAGACACTGATCGTGATTCAATCGTTGTTTCTCGGGCTCGCGGCGTTGCCCCTGTATGCGTTCGCGCGCCACTTCACTCGCCCCTGGGTCGCGCTGGCCATCGCTCTCGCATACCTCTGCTACTACCCGATGCACTCCGCGAACTTCACGGAGTCCAAGTATCTCTCGCTGTCGGCGCTGTTCCTGTTTGCGACCTATTGGGCTGCCCTCGCGGGGCGCTGGGTGCTGCTACCTCTATTCTTCGTTTGCGCCATCGTCATGCGCGAGGACTTGCCCATCGGTCTAGCGATCGGCGGCACGGTGCTGCTGCTTTCCGGCAAGCGCCCCGTCGCGGGCTTCATCATGGCGCTGGTCAGTACCATCTGGTTCGTGATCCTGCGCTTCGTCATCATGGAGCGGGCCGGGCATTGGTGGTTCCCGGGAATGTACAAGGGGCTGTTCTCGCCCGGACAGACCGGATTCGTCAGTGTCGTCAAGACGCTGGTGACGAACCCGGTGTTCGTGCTGGATCACGTGATCACGAAGGACAAGGTCTTCTACCTGCTGCACCTGTTCGTCCCCATCGCCTTCCTGCCCGCGCGGCGCTGGTACCTCTGGGCTGCCTTCGTTCCCGGCGCGATCCTCACGCTTCTGGTCACCGACTACAAGCCCATCACCGGCTACTCCTTCCAGTACGTGATGCACTGGGTGCCCTATCTGTTTCTGGCGGTGCCCATCGCGCTGATGGCATTGGAGAAGGACTCAGGCGTCGCCAAGCTGCGCGGCGCGGTCGCCACCATGGCGCTGGTCACGACTGTCACCACCTATCACCTTGGCGCATTCTCGGCTCGCGATGATTCCGTCAAGGGCGGCTACCACAGCATCAAGTTCGACTTCTCGCCCGAAGAGCGCGAGCGTTACGCCGCACTGAAGGAGGTCATCTCCGTCATCCCACCCAAGGCCAGCGTGGTGGCCACCGAAACAGTCGGGCCCCACGTGTCATCGCGTCGCTACATGTACGCGATGCGGCGAGGGCTCTACAATGCGGAGTACATCCTGGCGTCCAACAAGGAGCTGGACTTCGAGTCCACCCGCAAGGTCTTCACTCAGGGTGTGAAGAGCGGCGAATATGGTGTGGTCAAGCGACTCGCGGATTTCGTCGTGCTCAAGAAGGGGCACGACACGTCGGGCAACGCCGACCTGATCCGCGACTGGAAGCTCTGA
- a CDS encoding lysylphosphatidylglycerol synthase domain-containing protein, whose translation MSQPDAPTPRPRWALALRVMIGALAVAFVVWTFARLLRQVDFATLQVAWLWVALSLLPLVVGVYVLAYAFAVLLGRLSHEPVPIGLTMSVHVESQLARYTPGKVGVPLVRFAAAQQLGVTRTTMASAIGIEALCFLAVGGACGLSLLVLTSGHAPAGVGEQVAWLTPVVIVFAIGVLALAVVDRRLFPRAILHALKITGEGALVPAVLLPLHAAYWVCWMLHGFCVSYAVGAPPSLALASTGLYVLAPIVGFLALVAPAGAGVREALLTAGLAPGIGATAALSAAVLSRMVSVLVDFGTWLASRRR comes from the coding sequence GTGAGTCAGCCTGACGCCCCTACGCCGCGCCCGCGTTGGGCACTCGCGTTGCGCGTCATGATCGGCGCGCTGGCCGTTGCGTTCGTGGTGTGGACCTTTGCGCGGCTGCTGCGTCAGGTGGACTTCGCGACGCTCCAAGTGGCATGGCTTTGGGTGGCGCTGTCCTTGCTGCCGCTCGTAGTCGGTGTCTACGTGCTGGCCTACGCCTTTGCAGTGCTGCTGGGTCGGCTATCGCATGAGCCTGTGCCGATCGGCTTGACCATGTCCGTTCACGTCGAGTCACAGCTGGCGCGCTACACGCCGGGCAAGGTCGGTGTTCCGCTGGTTCGCTTCGCGGCGGCTCAGCAGCTTGGCGTGACCCGTACCACGATGGCGAGCGCCATCGGCATCGAAGCACTTTGTTTCCTCGCCGTCGGCGGAGCATGCGGGCTTTCGCTTCTGGTACTCACGAGTGGGCATGCCCCGGCTGGCGTCGGTGAACAGGTTGCGTGGCTCACACCCGTCGTCATCGTGTTTGCCATCGGAGTCCTCGCTCTGGCAGTCGTGGATCGTCGGCTGTTCCCTCGCGCCATCCTGCACGCGCTGAAGATCACGGGGGAGGGCGCCCTCGTACCCGCTGTGCTCCTGCCCCTCCATGCAGCGTATTGGGTCTGTTGGATGCTGCATGGCTTCTGTGTCAGCTACGCTGTGGGGGCTCCACCGTCCCTTGCCTTGGCCAGCACCGGCCTCTACGTCCTGGCGCCCATCGTGGGGTTCCTGGCACTGGTCGCGCCCGCGGGCGCAGGGGTTCGGGAGGCGTTGCTCACGGCCGGTCTCGCACCCGGCATTGGTGCTACTGCCGCGCTGTCGGCAGCAGTTCTCTCGCGTATGGTCTCCGTACTTGTCGATTTCGGCACGTGGCTCGCGAGCCGGCGGCGGTAG